In one Bosea sp. RAC05 genomic region, the following are encoded:
- a CDS encoding HNH endonuclease, translating into MAFGVFIHRPDSIYDDSPAERYQFPRPYLGRVRACIDDWIIYYEPRKLKGTRGYYAIARVQEVIPDPAASGMYVAIIEPGSYLDFARPVPFADADGAPVERGVLNEDGRISGRAQAAVRPISPTDFDRILALGLDQQNDLLPRSDQLDAGSGFAETQAPFVFEQERERLAVVANRVVRDRVFRRVVLRAYDERCAITGLKLINGGGRAEVDAAHIRPVEANGPDVVNNGIALSGTAHWMFDRGLISLSDDLDILISRQANDPDGIRSFVNRAGRAFAPHSPRERPHPRFLQWHRENCFKQ; encoded by the coding sequence ATGGCCTTCGGCGTTTTCATTCACCGCCCCGACTCGATCTACGACGACAGCCCGGCGGAGCGCTATCAGTTCCCGCGCCCGTATCTCGGTCGCGTGCGGGCCTGTATCGACGACTGGATCATCTATTATGAACCTCGCAAGCTGAAAGGCACTCGCGGGTACTACGCGATCGCACGGGTTCAGGAGGTCATCCCCGACCCTGCCGCTTCCGGCATGTACGTCGCCATCATCGAGCCGGGCAGCTATCTCGACTTCGCCCGGCCGGTGCCGTTCGCAGATGCCGATGGCGCACCGGTCGAGAGAGGCGTCCTGAACGAGGACGGACGCATTTCCGGCCGAGCGCAGGCCGCTGTACGGCCTATTTCGCCGACCGACTTCGATCGCATCCTCGCCCTAGGCCTGGATCAGCAAAACGATTTGCTGCCAAGGTCGGACCAACTGGATGCCGGGTCCGGGTTCGCCGAGACCCAGGCGCCATTCGTCTTCGAACAGGAGCGCGAGCGGCTGGCCGTCGTCGCCAACCGGGTCGTCCGGGATCGCGTGTTTCGGCGCGTGGTTCTCCGTGCGTACGATGAGCGGTGTGCCATCACAGGGCTGAAGCTGATCAACGGCGGCGGCCGTGCCGAGGTCGATGCCGCGCATATCCGGCCGGTCGAGGCGAACGGTCCGGACGTCGTCAACAACGGCATCGCGCTTTCCGGAACGGCTCACTGGATGTTCGATCGCGGCTTGATCAGCCTCTCTGACGACCTCGACATCCTCATCTCCCGCCAGGCCAACGACCCTGACGGCATCCGCAGCTTCGTGAACAGGGCAGGACGGGCCTTTGCGCCGCACAGTCCGCGCGAGCGCCCGCACCCGCGCTTCCTGCAATGGCATCGGGAGAATTGCTTCAAGCAATAG
- a CDS encoding lactonase family protein, with protein MPRNNTGAAALFAVMMSAMPAAAKTMVYVSNADSREISVLELDASSHQLKPVETMAVSGTAMPMAISPDRRHLYVSLRSQPFSVSSFAIDPHSGRLDLLSTVPLPDNMAYVATDRTGRFLLSASYTGHKIAINPIGPNGAAKGEPVQVLETRKHAHAILTDRSNRYLFASNLGGDILLQYRFDAATGQVAPNEPPFVETKQGAGPRHFVFHPNDRFLYLVNELDGTVDSHRFDAAKGVLSRLGSISLMPAGFSGGAPAAAEIRITPDGRFLYASERTSNTIAAFKVDGQSGALTAAGHFATETQPRGFNIDPRGQFLVAAGQKSNSATLYGIDPETGGLKELQRLPLGKNPNWVEIIDLP; from the coding sequence ATGCCGAGGAACAACACGGGCGCTGCGGCGCTGTTTGCTGTCATGATGAGCGCCATGCCGGCTGCCGCAAAGACCATGGTCTATGTCTCGAACGCCGACAGCCGCGAGATCAGCGTGCTGGAGCTCGACGCCTCATCCCATCAGCTGAAACCCGTCGAGACGATGGCCGTCAGCGGCACCGCGATGCCCATGGCGATCTCGCCGGATCGTCGCCATCTCTATGTCTCGTTGCGCTCGCAGCCCTTCTCGGTGAGCTCCTTCGCCATTGATCCGCACAGCGGCCGGCTCGACCTTCTTTCGACCGTGCCACTGCCGGACAACATGGCCTATGTCGCCACCGACAGGACGGGCCGCTTCCTGCTGAGCGCCTCCTATACGGGCCACAAGATCGCGATCAATCCGATCGGCCCGAACGGCGCGGCCAAGGGCGAGCCGGTTCAGGTGCTTGAGACGCGCAAGCATGCCCACGCGATCCTGACCGACCGCTCGAACCGGTACCTTTTCGCCAGCAATCTCGGTGGCGACATCCTGCTGCAATACCGCTTCGACGCCGCGACCGGGCAGGTTGCGCCCAACGAACCGCCCTTCGTCGAGACCAAGCAAGGCGCAGGCCCGCGCCACTTCGTCTTTCACCCGAACGACCGGTTTCTCTACCTCGTCAACGAACTTGACGGCACGGTGGACAGCCATCGCTTCGACGCGGCCAAGGGTGTGCTGTCCAGGCTTGGCAGTATCAGCCTGATGCCGGCCGGCTTCAGCGGCGGGGCACCGGCAGCCGCCGAAATCCGCATCACGCCGGACGGGCGCTTCCTCTATGCCTCGGAGCGCACCTCGAACACGATCGCGGCCTTCAAGGTCGATGGTCAGAGCGGCGCCCTGACCGCAGCCGGCCATTTCGCCACCGAAACGCAGCCGCGCGGGTTCAACATCGACCCGCGAGGGCAATTCCTGGTGGCGGCGGGCCAGAAATCGAATTCGGCGACGCTCTACGGCATCGATCCGGAAACCGGCGGACTGAAGGAACTGCAGCGGCTGCCGCTGGGCAAGAACCCGAACTGGGTCGAGATCATAGACCTGCCGTGA